The following coding sequences are from one Vulpes vulpes isolate BD-2025 chromosome 12, VulVul3, whole genome shotgun sequence window:
- the PHLDB1 gene encoding pleckstrin homology-like domain family B member 1 isoform X23, whose product MDTLNRNQVGPGCKTQAMVKKGPLDLIETGKGLKVQTDKPHLVSLGSGRLSTAITLLPLEEGKTVIGSAARDISLQGPGLAPEHCYIENVRGTLTLYPCGNACSIDGLPIRQPTRLTQGCMVCLGQSTFLRFNHPAEAKWMKSMIPAGGRAPGPPYSPGSESESLVNGNHTPQPATRGPSACASHSSLVSSIEKDLQEIMDSLVLEEPGAAGKKPAATSPLSPMANGGRYLLSPPTSPGAMSVGSSYENTSPAFSPLSSPASSGSCASHSPSGQEPAPSMPPLVPARSSSYHLALQPPQPRPSGARPSESPRLGRKGGHERPPSPGLRGLLTDSPAATVLAEARRATESPRLGGQLPVVAISLSEYPASGARSQPTSIPGSPKFQPPVPAPRNKIGTLQDRPPSPFRELPSTERVLTTSPSRQLVGRTFSDGSVARTLQPPESPRLGRRGLDSMRELPPLSPSLSRRALSPMPTRTTPDPKLTREVAESPRPRRWAAHGASPEDFSLTLGARGRRTRSPSPTLGESLAPRKGSFSGRLSPAYSLGSLTGASPRQSPRAQRKLSSGDLRVPVTRERKNSITEISDNEDDLLEYHRRQRQERLWEQEMERLERQRLETILNLCAEYSRADGGLEAGELPSIGEAAAALALAGRRPSRGLSGAPGASGRSTEEPGGATPRLWECVERSDEENLKEECSSTESTQQEHEDAPSTKLQGEVLALEEERAQVLGRVEQLKVRVKELEQQLQESAREAEMERALLQGEREAERALLQKEQKAVDQLQEKLVTLETGIQKERDKERAELAAGRRHLEARQALYAELQTQLDNCPESVREQLQEQLRREAEALETETKLFEDLEFQQLERESRVEEERELAGQGLLRSQAELLRSITKRKERLAVLDSQAGQIRAQAVQESERLARDKNASLQLLQKEKERLTMLEGRYHSLTGGRPFPKTTSTLKEVYRSKMDGEATSPLPRTRSGPLPSSSGSSSSSSQLSVATLGRSPSPKSALLAQNGTGSLPRNLAATLQDIETKRQLALQQKGESLPAEPPPADDPAGQQVIEEQRRRLAELKQKAAAEAQCQWDALHGAAPFPPGPSGFPPLMHHSILHHLPAGRERGEEGEHAYDTLSLESSDSMETSISTGGNSACSPDNMSSASGLDVGKIEEMEKMLKEAHAEKSRLMESREREMELRRQALEEERRRREQVERRLQSESARRQQLVEKEVKMREKQFSQARPLTRYLPIRKEDFDLKTHIESSGHGVDTCLHVVLSSKVCRGYLVKMGGKIKSWKKRWFVFDRLKRTLSYYVDKHETKLKGVIYFQAIEEVYYDHLRSAAKSPNPALTFCVKTHDRLYYMVAPSAEAMRIWMDVIVTGAEGYTQFMN is encoded by the exons GCTGTATGGTGTGCCTGGGTCAGTCCACCTTCCTCCGTTTTAACCACCCAGCTGAAGCCAAGTGGATGAAGAGCATGATTCCAGCAGGGGGCcgggccccagggcccccctaCAGTCCTGGTTCAG AATCAGAAAGCCTGGTGAACGGGAACCACACCCCACAGCCTGCCACCCGGGGACCCTCCGCTTGTGCCAGCCACAGCTCCCTGGTGAGCTCTATTGAGAAGGACCTGCAGGAAATCATGGACTCACTGGTGCTAGAGGAGCCTGGGGCGGCAGGCAAGAAGCCTGCTGCGACTTCCCCACTGTCGCCGATGGCTAACGGTGGGCGCTACTTGCTGTCCCCGCCGACCAGCCCTGGTGCCATGTCCGTGGGCTCCAGCTATGAGAACACCTCTCCAGCCTTCTCTCCACTCTCCTCACCAGCCAGCAGTGGAAGCTGCGCCAGCCACTCACCCAGCGGGCAGGAGCCAGCACCTTCCATGCCCCCGCTGGTCCCTGCCCGTTCCTCCAGCTACCATCTGGCTCTGCAGCCCCCACAGCCCCGACCGAGTGGTGCCCGCCCCTCTGAGAGCCCCCGGTTGGGCAGGAAAGGGGGTCACGAGAGGCCTCCCAGTCCTGGCCTCCGAGGTCTGCTGACAGACAGCCCTGCAGCCACGGTCTTGGCCGAGGCCCGCAGAGCCACTGAGAGCCCCCGGCTGGGTGGACAGCTGCCCGTGGTGGCCATCAGCCTGAGTGAGTACCCGGCTTCCGGTGCCCGAAGCCAACCCACCAGCATTCCTGGCAGCCCCAAGTTCCAGCCTCCAGTCCCCGCTCCCCGAAACAAGATTGGCACCCTCCAGGACCGTCCTCCCAGCCCTTTCCGTGAGCTACCCAGCACCGAGCGGGTGCTGACGACCAGCCCCTCACGCCAGCTGGTGGGCCGGACATTTTCAGATGGGTCAGTTGCCCGCACTCTGCAGCCCCCCGAGAGCCCCCGCCTGGGCCGGCGGGGCCTGGACAGTATGCGGGAATTGCCCCCATTGAGCCCATCACTGTCCCGACGGGCACTGTCCCCGATGCCCACCAGGACTACTCCAGATCCCAAGCTAACCAGAGAAGTGGCTGAGAGTCCCCGGCCCCGGCGCTGGGCAGCCCACGGGGCATCACCAGAGGACTTCTCACTGACCCTGGGGGCGCGGGGCCGTAGGACTCGGAGTCCCTCACCCACACTTGGGGAGTCCCTGGCGCCCCGCAAGGGCAGCTTCAGTGGCAGGCTGAGCCCGGCCTACAGTCTGGGCTCTCTGACAGGGGCTTCGCCCCGCCAGAGCCCCCGCGCCCAGAGGAAGCTGTCCAGTGGGGACCTGCGGGTGCCTGTCACTCGGGAGCGGAAAAATAGCATTACGGAGATCAGTGACAATGAGGACGACCTCCTGGAGTACCACCGGCGGCAGCGCCAAGAACGGCTCTGGGAGCAGGAGATGGAGAGGCTG gAGCGCCAGCGCCTGGAGACCATCCTGAACCTGTGCGCGGAGTACAGCCGTGCTGATGGGGGCCTTGAGGCAGGGGAGCTGCCCAGCATCGGGGAGGCCGCTGCGGCATTGGCGCTGGCTGGCCGCAGGCCCTCACGAGGCCTTTCTGGGGCCCCTGGAGCCTCTGGGCGGAGCACTGAAGAGCCTGGGGGTGCTACCCCACGCCTGTGGGAGTGTGTGGAGCGCTCAGATGAGGAGAACCTGAAGGAGGAGTGCAGCAGCACAGAGAGCACCCAGCAGGAG CACGAAGATGCCCCTAGCACCAAGCTTCAAGGAGAGGTGCTGGCTCTGGAAGAGGAGCGGGCTCAGGTGCTGGGGCGTGTGGAGCAGCTCAAAGTCCGCGTGAAGGAGCTGGAGCAGCAGCTGCAGGAGTCAGCCCGAGAG GCTGAGATGGAACGGGCGTTgctgcagggggagagggaggcggAGCGGGCACTGCTGCAGAAGGAGCAGAAGGCAGTGGACCAGCTGCAGGAGAAGTTAGTGACCTTGGAGACTGGCatccagaaggagagggacaag GAGAGGGCGGAGCTGGCCGCGGGACGGAGGCACCTGGAGGCCCGCCAGGCGCTCTACGCCGAGCTCCAGACGCAGCTCGATAACTGCCCCGAGTCAGTGCGGGAACAGTTACAGGAGCAGCTGAGAAGG GAGGCCGAGGCCCTGGAGACGGAGACAAAGCTGTTTGAGGACTTGGAGTTCCAGCAACTGGAGCGGGAGAGCCGCgtggaggaggagcgggagctgGCGGGCCAGGGGCTGCTCCGGAGCCAGGCTGAGCTGCTCCGCAGCATCACCAAGAGGAAG gagcGCCTGGCAGTCCTGGACAGTCAGGCGGGGCAGATCCGGGCCCAGGCCGTGCAGGAGTCCGAGCGCCTAGCGAGGGACAAGAATGCTTCCCTGCAGCTGCTGCAGAAG GAGAAGGAGAGACTGACTATGTTGGAGGGAAGATACCACTCACTCACAGGAGGCAGGCCCTTCCCGAAGACCACGTCCACCCTCAAAGAG GTTTACCGCTCCAAGATGGATGGTGAGGCCACCAGCCCCCTGCCCCGGACCCGCAgtggccccctcccctcctcctctggctcttcttcctcttcttcgcAGCTCAGCGTGGCTACTCTGGGCCGGAGCCCCTCCCCAAAG agTGCCCTACTTGCCCAGAACGGCACAGGCAGCCTTCCTCGCAACCTGGCGGCCACGCTGCAGGACATTGAGACCAAGCGCCAGCTGGCCCTGCAGCAGAAGG GCGAGTCGCTTCCTGCAGAGCCCCCCCCAGCAGACGACCCAGCAG GACAGCAGGTGATCGAGGAGCAGCGGCGGCGCCTGGCCGAGCTGAAGCAGAAGGCTGCGGCCGAGGCACAGTGCCAGTGGGACGCCCTGCACGGGGCGGCCCCCTTCCCCCCGGGCCCCTCGGGCTTCCCCCCGCTCATGCACCACTCCATCCTGCACCACCTGCCGGCTGGCCGGGAGCGCGGGGAGGAGGGCGAGCACGCCTATGACACCCTGAGCCTGGAGAGCTCCGACAGCATGGAGACCAGCATCTCCACGGGCGGCAACTCGGCCTGCTCGCCCGACAACATGTCCAG TGCGAGCGGCCTGGATGTGGGCAAAATCGAGGAGATGGAGAAGATGCTGAAAGAGGCACACGCCGAGAAGAGCCGGCTCATGGAGTCCAGG GAGCGGGAGATGGAGCTCCGGCGGCAGGCCCTGGAGGAGGAACGGAGGAGGCGAGAACAGGTGGAACGGAGGCTACAGAGCGAGAGCGCCAGGAGGCAGCAGCTGGTGGAGAAGGAGGTCAAGATGCGAGAGAAACAGTTTTCCCAG gCACGACCCCTGACCCGCTACCTGCCAATCCGGAAGGAGGACTTTGACCTGAAGACCCACATCGAGTCGTCCGGCCATGGTGTTGATACCTGCCTGCACGTGGTGCTTAGCAGCAAG GTCTGCCGCGGCTACTTGGTCAAGATGGGCGGCAAGATTAAATCATGGAAGAAGCGCTGGTTTGTCTTTGACCGGCTCAAGCGCACCCTTTCCTATTATGTGG ACAAGCATGAGACGAAGCTGAAGGGGGTCATCTACTTCCAGGCCATCGAGGAAGTGTACTACGATCACCTGCGCAGTGCAGCCAAG AGCCCGAACCCAGCCCTCACCTTCTGTGTGAAGACCCACGACCGGCTGTATTACATGGTGGCCCCGTCTGCAGAGGCCATGCGCATCTGGATGGACGTCATCGTCACGGGAGCGGAGGGCTACACTCAGTTCATGAACTGA
- the PHLDB1 gene encoding pleckstrin homology-like domain family B member 1 isoform X25 — protein MDTLNRNQVGPGCKTQAMVKKGPLDLIETGKGLKVQTDKPHLVSLGSGRLSTAITLLPLEEGKTVIGSAARDISLQGPGLAPEHCYIENVRGTLTLYPCGNACSIDGLPIRQPTRLTQGCMVCLGQSTFLRFNHPAEAKWMKSMIPAGGRAPGPPYSPGSESESLVNGNHTPQPATRGPSACASHSSLVSSIEKDLQEIMDSLVLEEPGAAGKKPAATSPLSPMANGGRYLLSPPTSPGAMSVGSSYENTSPAFSPLSSPASSGSCASHSPSGQEPAPSMPPLVPARSSSYHLALQPPQPRPSGARPSESPRLGRKGGHERPPSPGLRGLLTDSPAATVLAEARRATESPRLGGQLPVVAISLSEYPASGARSQPTSIPGSPKFQPPVPAPRNKIGTLQDRPPSPFRELPSTERVLTTSPSRQLVGRTFSDGSVARTLQPPESPRLGRRGLDSMRELPPLSPSLSRRALSPMPTRTTPDPKLTREVAESPRPRRWAAHGASPEDFSLTLGARGRRTRSPSPTLGESLAPRKGSFSGRLSPAYSLGSLTGASPRQSPRAQRKLSSGDLRVPVTRERKNSITEISDNEDDLLEYHRRQRQERLWEQEMERLERQRLETILNLCAEYSRADGGLEAGELPSIGEAAAALALAGRRPSRGLSGAPGASGRSTEEPGGATPRLWECVERSDEENLKEECSSTESTQQEHEDAPSTKLQGEVLALEEERAQVLGRVEQLKVRVKELEQQLQESAREAEMERALLQGEREAERALLQKEQKAVDQLQEKLVTLETGIQKERDKERAELAAGRRHLEARQALYAELQTQLDNCPESVREQLQEQLRREAEALETETKLFEDLEFQQLERESRVEEERELAGQGLLRSQAELLRSITKRKERLAVLDSQAGQIRAQAVQESERLARDKNASLQLLQKEKERLTMLEGRYHSLTGGRPFPKTTSTLKEVYRSKMDGEATSPLPRTRSGPLPSSSGSSSSSSQLSVATLGRSPSPKSALLAQNGTGSLPRNLAATLQDIETKRQLALQQKGESLPAEPPPADDPAGQQVIEEQRRRLAELKQKAAAEAQCQWDALHGAAPFPPGPSGFPPLMHHSILHHLPAGRERGEEGEHAYDTLSLESSDSMETSISTGGNSACSPDNMSSASGLDVGKIEEMEKMLKEAHAEKSRLMESREREMELRRQALEEERRRREQVERRLQSESARRQQLVEKEVKMREKQFSQARPLTRYLPIRKEDFDLKTHIESSGHGVDTCLHVVLSSKVCRGYLVKMGGKIKSWKKRWFVFDRLKRTLSYYVDKHETKLKGVIYFQAIEEVYYDHLRSAAKKRFFSFSVVTESPNPALTFCVKTHDRLYYMVAPSAEAMRIWMDVIVTGAEGYTQFMN, from the exons GCTGTATGGTGTGCCTGGGTCAGTCCACCTTCCTCCGTTTTAACCACCCAGCTGAAGCCAAGTGGATGAAGAGCATGATTCCAGCAGGGGGCcgggccccagggcccccctaCAGTCCTGGTTCAG AATCAGAAAGCCTGGTGAACGGGAACCACACCCCACAGCCTGCCACCCGGGGACCCTCCGCTTGTGCCAGCCACAGCTCCCTGGTGAGCTCTATTGAGAAGGACCTGCAGGAAATCATGGACTCACTGGTGCTAGAGGAGCCTGGGGCGGCAGGCAAGAAGCCTGCTGCGACTTCCCCACTGTCGCCGATGGCTAACGGTGGGCGCTACTTGCTGTCCCCGCCGACCAGCCCTGGTGCCATGTCCGTGGGCTCCAGCTATGAGAACACCTCTCCAGCCTTCTCTCCACTCTCCTCACCAGCCAGCAGTGGAAGCTGCGCCAGCCACTCACCCAGCGGGCAGGAGCCAGCACCTTCCATGCCCCCGCTGGTCCCTGCCCGTTCCTCCAGCTACCATCTGGCTCTGCAGCCCCCACAGCCCCGACCGAGTGGTGCCCGCCCCTCTGAGAGCCCCCGGTTGGGCAGGAAAGGGGGTCACGAGAGGCCTCCCAGTCCTGGCCTCCGAGGTCTGCTGACAGACAGCCCTGCAGCCACGGTCTTGGCCGAGGCCCGCAGAGCCACTGAGAGCCCCCGGCTGGGTGGACAGCTGCCCGTGGTGGCCATCAGCCTGAGTGAGTACCCGGCTTCCGGTGCCCGAAGCCAACCCACCAGCATTCCTGGCAGCCCCAAGTTCCAGCCTCCAGTCCCCGCTCCCCGAAACAAGATTGGCACCCTCCAGGACCGTCCTCCCAGCCCTTTCCGTGAGCTACCCAGCACCGAGCGGGTGCTGACGACCAGCCCCTCACGCCAGCTGGTGGGCCGGACATTTTCAGATGGGTCAGTTGCCCGCACTCTGCAGCCCCCCGAGAGCCCCCGCCTGGGCCGGCGGGGCCTGGACAGTATGCGGGAATTGCCCCCATTGAGCCCATCACTGTCCCGACGGGCACTGTCCCCGATGCCCACCAGGACTACTCCAGATCCCAAGCTAACCAGAGAAGTGGCTGAGAGTCCCCGGCCCCGGCGCTGGGCAGCCCACGGGGCATCACCAGAGGACTTCTCACTGACCCTGGGGGCGCGGGGCCGTAGGACTCGGAGTCCCTCACCCACACTTGGGGAGTCCCTGGCGCCCCGCAAGGGCAGCTTCAGTGGCAGGCTGAGCCCGGCCTACAGTCTGGGCTCTCTGACAGGGGCTTCGCCCCGCCAGAGCCCCCGCGCCCAGAGGAAGCTGTCCAGTGGGGACCTGCGGGTGCCTGTCACTCGGGAGCGGAAAAATAGCATTACGGAGATCAGTGACAATGAGGACGACCTCCTGGAGTACCACCGGCGGCAGCGCCAAGAACGGCTCTGGGAGCAGGAGATGGAGAGGCTG gAGCGCCAGCGCCTGGAGACCATCCTGAACCTGTGCGCGGAGTACAGCCGTGCTGATGGGGGCCTTGAGGCAGGGGAGCTGCCCAGCATCGGGGAGGCCGCTGCGGCATTGGCGCTGGCTGGCCGCAGGCCCTCACGAGGCCTTTCTGGGGCCCCTGGAGCCTCTGGGCGGAGCACTGAAGAGCCTGGGGGTGCTACCCCACGCCTGTGGGAGTGTGTGGAGCGCTCAGATGAGGAGAACCTGAAGGAGGAGTGCAGCAGCACAGAGAGCACCCAGCAGGAG CACGAAGATGCCCCTAGCACCAAGCTTCAAGGAGAGGTGCTGGCTCTGGAAGAGGAGCGGGCTCAGGTGCTGGGGCGTGTGGAGCAGCTCAAAGTCCGCGTGAAGGAGCTGGAGCAGCAGCTGCAGGAGTCAGCCCGAGAG GCTGAGATGGAACGGGCGTTgctgcagggggagagggaggcggAGCGGGCACTGCTGCAGAAGGAGCAGAAGGCAGTGGACCAGCTGCAGGAGAAGTTAGTGACCTTGGAGACTGGCatccagaaggagagggacaag GAGAGGGCGGAGCTGGCCGCGGGACGGAGGCACCTGGAGGCCCGCCAGGCGCTCTACGCCGAGCTCCAGACGCAGCTCGATAACTGCCCCGAGTCAGTGCGGGAACAGTTACAGGAGCAGCTGAGAAGG GAGGCCGAGGCCCTGGAGACGGAGACAAAGCTGTTTGAGGACTTGGAGTTCCAGCAACTGGAGCGGGAGAGCCGCgtggaggaggagcgggagctgGCGGGCCAGGGGCTGCTCCGGAGCCAGGCTGAGCTGCTCCGCAGCATCACCAAGAGGAAG gagcGCCTGGCAGTCCTGGACAGTCAGGCGGGGCAGATCCGGGCCCAGGCCGTGCAGGAGTCCGAGCGCCTAGCGAGGGACAAGAATGCTTCCCTGCAGCTGCTGCAGAAG GAGAAGGAGAGACTGACTATGTTGGAGGGAAGATACCACTCACTCACAGGAGGCAGGCCCTTCCCGAAGACCACGTCCACCCTCAAAGAG GTTTACCGCTCCAAGATGGATGGTGAGGCCACCAGCCCCCTGCCCCGGACCCGCAgtggccccctcccctcctcctctggctcttcttcctcttcttcgcAGCTCAGCGTGGCTACTCTGGGCCGGAGCCCCTCCCCAAAG agTGCCCTACTTGCCCAGAACGGCACAGGCAGCCTTCCTCGCAACCTGGCGGCCACGCTGCAGGACATTGAGACCAAGCGCCAGCTGGCCCTGCAGCAGAAGG GCGAGTCGCTTCCTGCAGAGCCCCCCCCAGCAGACGACCCAGCAG GACAGCAGGTGATCGAGGAGCAGCGGCGGCGCCTGGCCGAGCTGAAGCAGAAGGCTGCGGCCGAGGCACAGTGCCAGTGGGACGCCCTGCACGGGGCGGCCCCCTTCCCCCCGGGCCCCTCGGGCTTCCCCCCGCTCATGCACCACTCCATCCTGCACCACCTGCCGGCTGGCCGGGAGCGCGGGGAGGAGGGCGAGCACGCCTATGACACCCTGAGCCTGGAGAGCTCCGACAGCATGGAGACCAGCATCTCCACGGGCGGCAACTCGGCCTGCTCGCCCGACAACATGTCCAG TGCGAGCGGCCTGGATGTGGGCAAAATCGAGGAGATGGAGAAGATGCTGAAAGAGGCACACGCCGAGAAGAGCCGGCTCATGGAGTCCAGG GAGCGGGAGATGGAGCTCCGGCGGCAGGCCCTGGAGGAGGAACGGAGGAGGCGAGAACAGGTGGAACGGAGGCTACAGAGCGAGAGCGCCAGGAGGCAGCAGCTGGTGGAGAAGGAGGTCAAGATGCGAGAGAAACAGTTTTCCCAG gCACGACCCCTGACCCGCTACCTGCCAATCCGGAAGGAGGACTTTGACCTGAAGACCCACATCGAGTCGTCCGGCCATGGTGTTGATACCTGCCTGCACGTGGTGCTTAGCAGCAAG GTCTGCCGCGGCTACTTGGTCAAGATGGGCGGCAAGATTAAATCATGGAAGAAGCGCTGGTTTGTCTTTGACCGGCTCAAGCGCACCCTTTCCTATTATGTGG ACAAGCATGAGACGAAGCTGAAGGGGGTCATCTACTTCCAGGCCATCGAGGAAGTGTACTACGATCACCTGCGCAGTGCAGCCAAG aaGAGGTTTTTCAGCTTTTCTGTGGTGACTGAG AGCCCGAACCCAGCCCTCACCTTCTGTGTGAAGACCCACGACCGGCTGTATTACATGGTGGCCCCGTCTGCAGAGGCCATGCGCATCTGGATGGACGTCATCGTCACGGGAGCGGAGGGCTACACTCAGTTCATGAACTGA